A stretch of the Microcella sp. genome encodes the following:
- a CDS encoding ABC transporter ATP-binding protein codes for MSVTGVEGEERDDFSRAESKQIRARSLQLLGSLVRPLRWRIVGTMVVLVISIALQVAGPALIALGINTGLPALLEQNDWMPVALIVGAYVFTGIVGAALAAAFQVISARLSQAILLDLRKRVFLHTQRLSLEFHESYTSGRIIARQTSDLDSIRELLDSGLTQLVSGILYMGFTAAALVILDPVSGIVLAVSLIPLLLLTRWFQVRSQTLFRQTRVASARLIVHFVETMTGIRAVKAFRKEPRNARQFAGHVEDYRDANARVIRLFGIFDPGLVLIGNVTVAAVLVVGAFRVVDGALLIGSLLAIVLYTRRFFDPAEEMAMFYNSYQSAAAALEKISGVLEEKPGVPDPTTPIDLWKARGTVHFDQVKFSYNEDAVVLPDLELTIPAGQTIALVGTTGAGKSTLAKLIARFYDPSEGAVTLDGVDLRKLHPKDLRRAIVMVTQEAYLFSGTVADNIALGNPEASRDEIVAAAKAVGAHDFIESLPNGYETDVNKRGGRVSAGQRQLISFARAFLADPVVLILDEATASLDIPSERLVQLGLQTLLADRTAVIIAHRLSTVAIADRVLVMEHGRVVEDGTPAELIAGTGKFAQLHAAWRDSLV; via the coding sequence ATGAGCGTCACAGGAGTAGAGGGCGAAGAGCGCGACGACTTCTCGCGCGCCGAGTCGAAGCAGATTCGCGCGAGGTCGCTGCAGTTGCTCGGTTCGCTCGTGCGCCCCCTGCGGTGGCGCATCGTGGGCACGATGGTCGTGCTCGTGATCTCGATCGCCCTGCAGGTCGCGGGCCCCGCGCTCATCGCGCTCGGCATCAATACGGGCCTGCCTGCGCTACTCGAACAGAACGACTGGATGCCAGTGGCTCTGATCGTGGGGGCCTACGTCTTCACGGGCATCGTGGGCGCGGCTCTCGCGGCCGCGTTCCAGGTGATCAGCGCGCGCTTGAGCCAGGCGATTCTGCTCGACCTGCGCAAGCGCGTCTTCTTGCACACGCAGCGTTTGTCACTCGAGTTCCACGAGTCGTACACCTCGGGTCGCATCATCGCGCGCCAGACGAGCGACCTCGACTCCATTCGCGAGCTGCTCGACTCGGGGCTCACGCAACTGGTCTCGGGCATCCTCTACATGGGGTTCACGGCGGCGGCGCTCGTCATTCTCGACCCCGTGTCGGGCATCGTGCTCGCTGTCTCGCTCATTCCGCTGCTGCTGCTCACGCGGTGGTTCCAGGTGCGCTCGCAGACCCTGTTCCGGCAGACCCGCGTGGCGTCGGCGCGCCTCATCGTGCACTTCGTCGAGACCATGACGGGCATCCGAGCGGTGAAGGCGTTCCGCAAAGAGCCCCGCAACGCGCGCCAGTTCGCCGGCCACGTCGAGGACTACCGCGACGCGAACGCGCGCGTGATCCGCCTGTTCGGCATCTTCGACCCCGGTCTCGTGCTCATCGGCAACGTGACCGTCGCTGCGGTGCTCGTGGTCGGCGCCTTCCGCGTGGTCGACGGCGCGCTGCTCATCGGCTCGCTGCTCGCGATCGTGCTCTACACGCGCCGGTTCTTCGACCCGGCCGAAGAGATGGCGATGTTCTACAACTCGTACCAGTCGGCCGCTGCCGCGCTCGAGAAGATCTCGGGCGTGCTGGAGGAGAAGCCCGGTGTGCCCGACCCGACGACGCCGATCGACCTGTGGAAGGCGCGCGGCACCGTGCACTTCGACCAGGTGAAGTTCTCGTACAACGAGGACGCGGTCGTGCTGCCCGACCTCGAGCTCACGATTCCTGCGGGGCAGACCATCGCGCTCGTCGGCACGACGGGTGCGGGCAAGTCGACGCTCGCCAAGCTCATCGCCCGGTTCTACGACCCGAGCGAGGGCGCGGTGACGCTCGACGGCGTCGACCTGCGCAAGCTGCACCCGAAAGACCTGCGGCGCGCGATCGTCATGGTCACGCAAGAGGCCTACCTGTTCTCGGGCACGGTCGCCGACAACATCGCGCTCGGCAACCCTGAGGCGAGCCGCGACGAGATCGTGGCCGCGGCGAAGGCGGTCGGAGCGCACGACTTCATCGAGTCTTTGCCGAACGGCTACGAGACCGACGTCAACAAGCGCGGCGGTCGCGTCTCGGCAGGGCAGCGGCAGCTGATCTCGTTCGCGCGGGCGTTCTTGGCCGACCCCGTCGTGCTGATTCTCGATGAAGCGACCGCCTCGCTCGATATTCCGAGCGAGCGCCTCGTGCAACTCGGCCTGCAGACCCTGCTCGCCGACCGCACGGCGGTCATCATCGCGCACCGGCTCTCGACCGTCGCGATCGCCGACCGGGTGCTCGTGATGGAGCACGGCCGCGTCGTCGAAGACGGCACACCTGCCGAGCTCATCGCGGGCACGGGCAAGTTCGCCCAGCTGCACGCGGCCTGGCGCGACTCGCTCGTGTAG
- a CDS encoding ABC transporter ATP-binding protein has protein sequence MSTTTPDQPRLSTFRAIARIYPYAKPAMPWIYAGMGAALAAGVVTLVIPIVLQGLVDGPLATGDPGQIWPAALIVLVLGVLEAVFIMLRRLFVLTPGTHIEARMRNGLYAQLQDLPVAFHDRWQSGQLLSRAVSDLNLIRRWLSFGFVLLIVNSITIVIGFIVLINWSLWLGLLFLVMSIPLWIYGYLFENKYSVIARRAQDQQGDLATAVEESVHGIRVLKAFGRGKHSLLKFADQAELLRGTEIEKAKAIAGIWFWLLLIPDVAFALCLLGGVALAANGELTVGELFAFFATATVLRFPIESIGFLLSMTFDARTATDRFFEVMDEINTITDPEEPATIAAPTGRLTFENVVFRYQDAAADTPGTLNGIDLTLEPGETMALVGITGSGKTTMTALATRLYDVTEGRVLLDGVDIRDLTREELRRHIAMAFEDATLFSASVRDNVLLGRPELTESDEPADAAEAERVLAEALDIAQADFVHSLPNGVDTTVGEEGLSLSGGQRQRLALARAVAANPAVLVLDDPLSALDVDTEALVEAALRRVLATTTGLIVAHRPSTVQMADRVALLQEGRITDVGTHSELLKRNEHYRYVLSSLEDEELAAAERVDRELKLAEEEGRRRDAIDRESRVIDNEGEVTR, from the coding sequence GTGTCGACGACCACACCAGATCAGCCCAGGCTGAGCACCTTCAGGGCGATCGCCCGCATCTACCCCTACGCGAAACCCGCGATGCCGTGGATCTACGCGGGCATGGGCGCGGCGCTGGCAGCGGGCGTTGTGACGCTCGTGATTCCGATCGTGTTGCAGGGTCTTGTTGACGGCCCGCTCGCCACGGGCGATCCCGGGCAGATCTGGCCCGCCGCACTGATCGTGCTCGTGCTCGGCGTACTCGAGGCCGTGTTCATCATGCTGCGCCGCCTGTTCGTACTGACCCCCGGCACCCACATCGAGGCGCGCATGCGCAATGGGCTCTACGCCCAGCTGCAAGACCTGCCCGTCGCCTTCCACGACCGCTGGCAGTCGGGGCAGTTGCTGAGCCGCGCCGTGAGCGACTTGAACCTCATCCGCCGCTGGTTGTCGTTCGGTTTCGTGTTGCTCATCGTCAACTCGATCACGATCGTCATCGGCTTCATTGTGCTCATCAACTGGAGCCTCTGGCTTGGCCTGCTCTTCCTCGTCATGAGCATCCCGCTGTGGATCTACGGCTACCTCTTCGAGAACAAGTACTCGGTCATCGCGCGACGCGCGCAAGACCAGCAGGGCGACCTCGCGACGGCGGTCGAAGAGAGCGTGCACGGCATCCGCGTCTTGAAGGCGTTCGGGCGCGGCAAGCACTCGCTGCTGAAGTTCGCCGACCAGGCCGAGCTGCTGCGCGGCACCGAGATCGAGAAGGCCAAGGCGATCGCGGGCATCTGGTTCTGGCTGCTGCTCATTCCCGATGTTGCTTTCGCCCTCTGCCTGCTCGGCGGCGTCGCGCTCGCGGCGAACGGCGAGCTGACCGTCGGCGAGCTTTTCGCGTTCTTCGCGACCGCGACCGTGCTGCGGTTCCCGATCGAGTCGATCGGCTTCTTGCTCTCGATGACCTTCGACGCCCGCACGGCGACCGACCGCTTCTTCGAGGTCATGGACGAGATCAACACGATCACCGACCCCGAAGAGCCGGCCACGATCGCCGCGCCCACCGGGCGACTCACGTTCGAGAACGTCGTCTTTCGGTATCAGGATGCTGCCGCCGACACCCCCGGAACCCTCAACGGCATCGACCTCACCCTCGAGCCCGGCGAGACCATGGCTCTGGTCGGCATCACCGGTAGCGGCAAGACGACCATGACGGCGCTCGCCACGCGGCTCTACGACGTGACCGAAGGTCGAGTGCTGCTCGACGGCGTCGACATTCGTGACCTGACGCGCGAAGAGCTGCGCCGGCACATCGCGATGGCGTTCGAAGACGCGACGCTGTTCTCGGCGAGCGTGCGCGACAACGTGCTGCTCGGTCGGCCCGAGCTCACCGAGAGCGACGAGCCCGCCGACGCCGCCGAGGCCGAGCGCGTGCTCGCCGAAGCTCTCGACATCGCGCAAGCCGACTTCGTGCACAGCCTGCCGAACGGTGTCGACACGACCGTGGGCGAGGAGGGCCTGAGCCTGTCGGGCGGCCAGCGTCAGCGGCTCGCGCTCGCGCGCGCTGTCGCAGCGAACCCCGCCGTGCTCGTGCTCGACGACCCGCTCAGCGCGCTCGATGTCGACACCGAAGCCCTTGTCGAGGCAGCCCTGCGCCGCGTGCTCGCGACGACCACGGGCCTCATCGTCGCGCACCGCCCCTCGACCGTGCAGATGGCCGACCGCGTCGCGCTGCTGCAAGAGGGCCGCATCACCGACGTCGGCACGCACAGCGAGCTGCTCAAGCGCAACGAGCACTACCGCTACGTGCTCTCGTCGCTCGAAGACGAAGAGCTGGCCGCGGCTGAACGTGTCGACCGCGAGCTCAAGCTCGCGGAGGAAGAGGGCCGACGGCGCGATGCCATCGACCGCGAGAGCAGAGTCATCGACAACGAAGGCGAGGTGACCCGATGA
- the ddaH gene encoding dimethylargininase, with product MTPLARRLLDSALAALAVALVTHLVTIVLYSAINGATLEILVQLNGIFGFSSLLLFLFLTIVGTASVFDHWSVTLLVALVAAFVASWLGSLIALVASGNAISGELIDYLWVSVFGFNLLFQVVAVLAVLTIGRRVIRMRAASRPPRRVALVRMPSTRLAEGELTHQQRVPVDADLADQQWEAYVEALRAEGFTIVDVPPADELPDSVFVEDTLVIIGGTAVVTRAGAESRRAEIDAAEQTAREQGLRIERIVEPGTLEGGDVLAIGTTLYVGRGGRTNAEGIRQLRVIAGRLGHEVVAVPVSKVLHLKSAVTALPDGTVIGHPSTVDDVSMWRSFLPMPEAEGGHVVVLSDDAVLMAASAPASAELVRSLGYRVVTVDISEFEKLEGCVTCLSVLVR from the coding sequence ATGACGCCCCTCGCTCGCCGCCTGCTCGACTCTGCCCTCGCCGCGCTCGCGGTCGCCCTCGTCACGCACCTCGTGACGATCGTGCTCTACTCGGCGATCAACGGGGCGACGCTTGAGATTCTCGTGCAACTCAACGGCATCTTCGGGTTCTCGTCTCTGCTGCTTTTCCTCTTCTTGACGATCGTCGGCACGGCGTCCGTCTTCGATCACTGGAGCGTCACGCTGCTCGTCGCCCTCGTCGCGGCCTTCGTCGCCTCGTGGCTCGGCTCGCTCATCGCCCTCGTCGCCTCGGGCAACGCGATCTCGGGTGAGCTCATCGACTATTTGTGGGTGAGCGTCTTCGGCTTCAACCTGCTCTTCCAGGTTGTCGCCGTATTGGCGGTGCTCACGATCGGCCGACGGGTGATCCGGATGCGTGCCGCGAGCCGCCCGCCCCGCCGAGTCGCGCTCGTGCGCATGCCCTCCACGCGACTCGCCGAGGGTGAACTCACGCACCAGCAGCGCGTGCCGGTCGACGCCGACCTTGCCGACCAGCAGTGGGAGGCCTACGTCGAAGCCCTGCGCGCCGAGGGCTTCACGATCGTCGATGTGCCGCCCGCCGACGAGCTGCCCGACTCGGTGTTCGTCGAAGACACACTCGTGATCATCGGCGGTACAGCGGTGGTGACGAGGGCGGGAGCTGAATCGCGCCGGGCCGAGATCGACGCAGCCGAGCAGACCGCCCGCGAGCAGGGATTGCGCATCGAGCGCATCGTCGAGCCCGGCACCCTTGAGGGTGGCGACGTGCTCGCGATCGGCACGACCCTCTACGTCGGCCGCGGCGGGCGCACGAACGCCGAAGGCATCCGGCAGCTGCGGGTTATCGCCGGTCGGCTGGGCCACGAAGTCGTCGCCGTGCCCGTGTCGAAGGTGCTGCACCTCAAGAGCGCGGTGACTGCGCTGCCCGACGGAACAGTGATCGGGCATCCGTCGACCGTCGATGACGTGTCGATGTGGCGGTCGTTCCTGCCCATGCCCGAAGCCGAGGGTGGCCATGTCGTCGTGCTGAGCGACGACGCCGTGCTGATGGCGGCTTCGGCGCCCGCGAGTGCAGAGCTCGTGCGGTCGCTCGGCTACCGGGTCGTGACCGTCGACATCTCAGAGTTCGAGAAGCTCGAGGGCTGCGTCACGTGCCTGAGCGTGTTGGTGAGATAA
- the purH gene encoding bifunctional phosphoribosylaminoimidazolecarboxamide formyltransferase/IMP cyclohydrolase, which produces MAGPAHDPADYRFRDAIPVRRALVSVSDKTGLLELASALAGAGVEIVSTGSTAATIAAAGHPVTEVAQVTGFAETLDGRVKTLHPKVHAGILADLRLEAHEAQLADLGVSPFDLVIVNLYPFVETVASGAEGDAVIEQIDIGGPAMVRAAAKNHANVAIIVDPADYVMVTKALTLGGTTLLQRQRFAAKAFAHTAAYDTAVAGWFAENLGVRGEHLAADGSPSTIDVHATLQQVLRYGENSHQPAALYRIDGLHGIAQATQLHGKEMSYNNFVDADAAVRAAYDHDAAAVAIIKHANPCGIAIGSSIASAHAAAHACDPVSAFGGVIAANRVITREAAESIAPIFTEVVVAPGFDEDALAVLREKKNIRLLKLPDGFALPEVELRPVSGGLLRQQADHHFAPVSDWQLVSGPAASAEQLADLEFAWRACRAVKSNAILLASGGASVGVGMGQVNRVDSCHLAVSRAGDRARGSVAASDAFFPFADGLQVLIDAGVAAVVQPGGSVRDEEVIAAAQAAGVTMYLTGERHFFH; this is translated from the coding sequence ATGGCCGGCCCCGCCCACGACCCCGCTGATTACCGCTTCCGCGACGCGATTCCCGTGCGGCGCGCACTCGTGAGCGTGAGCGACAAGACCGGACTGCTCGAGCTGGCGTCGGCGCTCGCCGGTGCGGGCGTCGAGATCGTGTCGACTGGCTCGACGGCGGCGACGATCGCGGCGGCGGGGCATCCGGTGACGGAGGTCGCGCAGGTGACCGGGTTCGCCGAGACCCTTGACGGACGCGTCAAGACGCTGCACCCGAAGGTGCACGCGGGCATTCTCGCCGACCTGCGGCTCGAGGCGCACGAGGCCCAGTTGGCCGACCTAGGTGTCTCGCCCTTCGACCTCGTGATCGTCAACCTCTATCCGTTTGTTGAGACGGTTGCATCAGGTGCCGAGGGTGACGCGGTGATCGAGCAGATCGACATCGGCGGGCCCGCGATGGTGCGCGCCGCCGCCAAGAACCATGCCAACGTCGCGATCATCGTCGACCCGGCCGACTACGTCATGGTGACGAAGGCCCTCACGCTCGGCGGCACGACGCTGCTGCAGCGGCAGCGCTTCGCGGCCAAGGCCTTCGCGCACACGGCCGCCTACGACACCGCGGTCGCCGGCTGGTTCGCCGAGAACCTCGGCGTGCGGGGCGAGCACCTGGCGGCCGACGGCAGCCCCTCGACGATCGACGTGCACGCGACGCTGCAGCAGGTGCTGCGCTACGGCGAGAACAGCCACCAGCCCGCGGCGCTCTACCGCATCGACGGCCTGCACGGCATCGCGCAGGCGACCCAGCTGCACGGCAAAGAGATGTCGTACAACAATTTTGTGGATGCTGACGCCGCCGTGCGCGCCGCCTACGACCACGACGCTGCCGCCGTCGCGATCATCAAGCACGCGAACCCGTGCGGCATCGCTATCGGGTCGTCGATCGCCTCGGCGCATGCGGCCGCCCACGCCTGCGACCCCGTTTCGGCCTTTGGGGGAGTGATCGCCGCCAACCGCGTCATCACGCGCGAGGCCGCCGAGTCGATCGCGCCGATCTTTACCGAGGTCGTCGTGGCGCCGGGTTTCGATGAGGATGCTCTCGCGGTGCTGCGCGAGAAGAAGAACATCCGGCTGCTGAAGCTGCCCGACGGCTTCGCGCTGCCGGAGGTCGAGCTGCGCCCCGTGAGCGGGGGGCTGCTGCGGCAGCAGGCCGACCACCACTTTGCACCGGTGAGCGACTGGCAGCTCGTCTCCGGCCCCGCCGCGTCGGCGGAGCAGCTGGCCGACCTAGAGTTCGCCTGGCGCGCGTGCCGCGCCGTGAAGTCGAATGCGATTCTGCTGGCGTCGGGCGGGGCATCCGTCGGTGTCGGAATGGGGCAGGTCAACCGTGTCGACTCGTGCCACCTGGCTGTCTCGCGCGCGGGCGATCGTGCGCGCGGCTCGGTCGCGGCGTCAGACGCGTTCTTCCCGTTCGCCGACGGCCTCCAAGTTCTCATCGACGCGGGCGTCGCGGCGGTCGTTCAGCCGGGCGGCTCCGTGCGCGACGAAGAGGTGATCGCGGCGGCCCAGGCGGCCGGCGTGACGATGTACCTCACGGGCGAGCGGCACTTCTTCCACTAG
- the purN gene encoding phosphoribosylglycinamide formyltransferase produces MLRVVVLISGGGSNLRALLDECRDAEYPAHVVAVGADRDADGLAHAEAFGIPSFTVPYSSYPSREAWGDELLATIEEWQPDLVVLSGLMRLLPPAVVEALAPRIINTHPAYLPEFPGAHGVRDALAAEVAQTGASVIVVDTGVDTGPVLAQERVPVLPGDTEHSLHERIKPVERRLLIDVVRGIADGSIELGAASTP; encoded by the coding sequence GTGCTGAGGGTCGTCGTGCTGATCTCGGGCGGCGGGTCGAACCTGCGGGCTCTGCTCGACGAGTGCCGCGACGCCGAGTATCCCGCGCACGTTGTCGCGGTCGGAGCCGACCGCGACGCAGATGGCCTCGCCCACGCCGAGGCTTTCGGCATTCCCTCGTTCACCGTGCCCTACTCGTCGTACCCCTCGCGCGAAGCGTGGGGCGATGAGCTGCTCGCGACAATCGAAGAGTGGCAGCCCGACCTCGTCGTGCTGAGCGGACTCATGCGCCTGCTGCCTCCCGCGGTCGTCGAGGCTCTCGCACCGCGCATCATCAACACGCACCCTGCCTACCTGCCCGAGTTTCCTGGCGCCCACGGCGTGCGCGACGCGCTCGCCGCGGAGGTCGCGCAGACCGGGGCGAGTGTCATCGTCGTCGACACCGGGGTCGACACGGGCCCCGTGCTCGCCCAAGAGCGCGTGCCCGTGCTGCCCGGCGACACCGAGCACAGCCTGCACGAACGCATCAAGCCCGTCGAGCGGCGCCTGCTCATCGACGTCGTGCGCGGCATCGCTGACGGGTCGATCGAGCTCGGCGCAGCATCCACCCCCTGA
- a CDS encoding cell division protein PerM, which produces MTRRLTALYSALEALLIVGLGIAVPLSILTVMWAAQYGFQIDWVDFWRAAVIIWMLGHGVTVTLQLDPETALALDVVGVGDPIVVTLALSGFALVTALAGVALGRRLREQPHRILGELVAIGGVTVLSALVMLSAAHPAALPSRWQAILFPALVYGLGVAIGSMGATNPARVRLRQLIADGPQPLTAAAGGALRAGLGTVATVMAAAALLTTVALVLGYGQVIALYESVQAGVLGGVALTAAQLALLPTLVIWAASWLIGPGFAIGAGSSVSPIAVSLGPLPAVPVLGALPVEPSPLGFATLLVPVLAAFVAGIAVRPRLVAHLGDASFAAWAVATAVIAAVVAGLAAAFLAFVAAGSAGPGRLAVVGPDPVAIGWWMLAETLIGVALGLLAGGARAPRPVAPARTR; this is translated from the coding sequence ATGACCCGCCGCCTGACCGCCCTCTACAGTGCCCTCGAGGCGCTGCTGATCGTGGGGCTCGGAATCGCGGTTCCGCTGAGCATTCTCACCGTCATGTGGGCGGCGCAGTACGGATTCCAGATCGACTGGGTCGACTTCTGGCGCGCGGCCGTCATCATCTGGATGCTCGGCCACGGCGTCACCGTCACCCTGCAGCTCGACCCCGAGACGGCGCTCGCGCTCGACGTCGTGGGCGTCGGCGACCCCATCGTCGTGACGCTCGCGCTCAGCGGCTTCGCGCTCGTCACCGCCCTCGCCGGAGTCGCGCTCGGGCGCCGCTTGCGCGAGCAGCCGCACCGCATTCTCGGCGAGCTCGTCGCGATCGGCGGGGTGACGGTGCTCTCGGCGCTCGTGATGCTCAGTGCCGCGCATCCCGCCGCCCTGCCGTCGCGGTGGCAAGCCATTCTCTTTCCGGCTCTCGTCTACGGGCTCGGCGTCGCGATCGGCTCGATGGGCGCGACCAACCCGGCGCGCGTACGTCTGCGCCAGCTGATCGCCGACGGGCCGCAGCCGCTCACGGCCGCCGCGGGTGGCGCTCTGCGCGCGGGGCTCGGCACCGTCGCGACCGTCATGGCCGCAGCCGCGCTGCTCACGACCGTCGCGCTCGTGCTTGGCTATGGCCAGGTGATCGCGCTCTACGAGAGCGTGCAGGCGGGAGTGCTCGGCGGTGTCGCGCTGACGGCGGCGCAGCTTGCCCTGCTGCCGACCCTCGTCATCTGGGCGGCGTCGTGGCTGATTGGTCCAGGCTTCGCGATCGGCGCGGGTTCGAGCGTGAGCCCCATCGCGGTATCGCTCGGTCCGCTGCCGGCCGTGCCCGTGCTGGGCGCTCTGCCCGTGGAGCCGTCGCCGCTCGGCTTCGCGACCCTGCTCGTGCCCGTGCTTGCCGCCTTCGTGGCCGGCATCGCTGTGCGGCCGCGCCTCGTAGCGCACCTCGGCGACGCGTCGTTCGCCGCCTGGGCCGTCGCGACGGCGGTCATCGCCGCGGTCGTCGCGGGTCTCGCGGCCGCCTTTCTCGCCTTCGTCGCGGCGGGGTCAGCCGGGCCTGGGCGCCTCGCGGTCGTCGGCCCCGACCCGGTCGCCATCGGGTGGTGGATGCTCGCCGAGACCCTCATCGGCGTCGCCCTCGGCCTGCTGGCCGGCGGTGCGCGAGCGCCTCGGCCCGTAGCCCCCGCGCGCACCCGATAA
- the ptsP gene encoding phosphoenolpyruvate--protein phosphotransferase, whose translation MTGVAASPPRVGLVLVSHSPALAAAARQLALEFVGGPAPRIAIAAGRADGATGTNATRVAAAISEASQGVGVVVLTDLGSAVLAADMALELLNGRIDARVVPAPFIEGLLAAVVRASAGDDVDTVAREASAALDPKRALLVGDDDTIAPSEASPVPERPESVNVVTVRNEGGLHARPAAEIAALAAGFSADITLTVAGRPAAPARSMLSISMLVAGPGTIMSITAAGDDAREAVDAISTLIESGFGEAIVGVDGPAATVIEPQHAAESGALGVSAGRIVGPVAVLVHRIDEPSATAILAPPARRAAADIVVDAMTATASAYRRRALKVDGHRREVLNATAALAEDPLLIDTATSAVRERGLTPERAVWEAVGRAASEYRAAGGDLADRVTDLIDVRDRVIAELTGTEPPGLPERDAPYVLVADDLAPADTVTLDPTRCLALVTEQGGPTSHTAIIARELGLPAVVGVAGATAIADGTLVLVDGDTGEVIVQPDAAAQATATGVITTAPFIGPGQTADGHRVVLSANVGAPREIARAVERGAEGAGLFRTEFCFLDRADEPSVDEQVEAYREVFAAFPGQRVVVRTLDAGSDKPLPFLTPIVEPNPVLGLRGVRTAIRDPEVLERQLRSIAEAAALESADVAVMAPMIATLGETREFAARARGAGIASVGIMLETPAAAMTAAELCTVVDFVSVGTNDLSQYTMAADRMSAALAPLANPWQPALLRMIRLVGEATSASDTPMGLCGEAAADPDFAAVLVGLGATSLSMAARAIPTVGARLADVTLEQCRAAAAAACAAPDPEAAHAAARASLG comes from the coding sequence ATGACCGGCGTCGCTGCGTCGCCGCCTCGCGTAGGCCTCGTGCTCGTCTCGCACAGCCCCGCGCTCGCGGCAGCGGCCCGACAGCTCGCCCTCGAGTTCGTCGGGGGCCCCGCGCCGCGCATCGCGATCGCTGCGGGTCGAGCCGACGGTGCCACCGGCACAAACGCGACGCGAGTCGCGGCGGCGATCAGTGAGGCCTCGCAGGGCGTCGGCGTCGTCGTGCTCACCGATCTGGGGTCAGCCGTGCTCGCCGCCGACATGGCGCTTGAGTTGCTCAACGGGCGCATCGACGCGCGCGTCGTGCCCGCGCCCTTCATCGAGGGGCTGCTCGCCGCGGTGGTGCGCGCGAGCGCGGGCGACGATGTCGACACGGTGGCGCGCGAGGCGAGCGCGGCCCTTGACCCGAAACGCGCGCTGCTGGTCGGCGACGACGACACCATCGCACCCTCAGAGGCATCGCCCGTGCCCGAGCGGCCCGAGTCGGTGAACGTCGTGACGGTGCGCAACGAGGGCGGCCTGCACGCTCGGCCCGCGGCTGAGATCGCGGCGCTCGCGGCGGGTTTCAGTGCAGACATCACGCTGACGGTCGCGGGTCGGCCTGCAGCCCCGGCGCGCAGCATGCTGAGCATCTCGATGCTCGTCGCGGGGCCGGGCACGATCATGAGCATCACCGCGGCCGGCGACGATGCGCGCGAAGCCGTCGACGCGATCAGCACTCTCATCGAGAGCGGATTCGGCGAGGCGATCGTCGGCGTCGACGGCCCAGCGGCGACCGTCATCGAGCCGCAGCACGCGGCCGAGAGTGGCGCGCTCGGCGTCAGCGCCGGTCGCATCGTGGGGCCCGTCGCCGTACTCGTGCACCGCATCGATGAGCCCAGCGCGACGGCGATTTTGGCCCCGCCCGCGCGTCGAGCGGCCGCCGACATCGTGGTCGACGCGATGACCGCGACCGCCTCTGCCTACCGGCGCCGGGCGCTCAAGGTCGACGGGCACCGGCGTGAGGTGCTCAACGCTACGGCGGCGCTCGCCGAAGACCCTCTGCTCATCGACACGGCCACCTCGGCCGTGCGCGAACGCGGTCTCACGCCCGAGCGCGCCGTCTGGGAGGCCGTAGGCCGGGCCGCTAGCGAGTACCGCGCGGCGGGGGGAGACCTGGCTGACCGCGTCACCGACCTCATCGATGTGCGCGACCGCGTGATCGCCGAACTGACCGGCACCGAGCCGCCCGGGCTGCCCGAGCGCGACGCGCCCTACGTGCTCGTCGCCGACGACCTCGCCCCCGCCGATACCGTGACGCTCGACCCGACGCGCTGCCTCGCGCTCGTGACCGAGCAGGGCGGGCCCACCTCGCACACCGCGATCATCGCGCGCGAGCTCGGCCTGCCGGCCGTCGTCGGGGTCGCCGGAGCTACCGCGATCGCCGACGGAACTCTCGTGCTCGTCGACGGCGACACGGGCGAGGTCATCGTGCAGCCCGACGCGGCCGCGCAGGCGACGGCGACGGGCGTCATCACGACGGCGCCGTTCATCGGCCCGGGGCAGACGGCCGACGGGCACCGTGTCGTGCTGAGCGCCAACGTCGGGGCCCCGCGCGAGATCGCGCGCGCGGTCGAGCGCGGTGCTGAGGGCGCCGGACTCTTCCGCACCGAGTTCTGCTTCCTCGACCGGGCCGATGAGCCGAGCGTCGACGAGCAGGTCGAGGCCTATCGGGAGGTGTTCGCGGCGTTCCCCGGGCAGCGCGTGGTCGTGCGCACGCTCGATGCAGGCAGCGACAAGCCCCTACCGTTTCTGACGCCCATCGTCGAGCCGAACCCCGTGCTCGGTCTGCGCGGGGTGCGCACGGCTATTCGCGACCCCGAGGTGCTCGAGCGTCAGTTGCGCTCGATCGCCGAGGCGGCTGCGCTCGAGAGCGCTGACGTCGCGGTCATGGCGCCGATGATCGCCACGCTCGGCGAGACGCGCGAGTTCGCGGCCCGCGCCCGTGGAGCGGGCATCGCGAGCGTCGGCATCATGCTCGAGACTCCCGCTGCCGCCATGACGGCCGCCGAGCTGTGCACCGTCGTCGACTTCGTGAGCGTCGGCACCAACGATCTGTCGCAGTACACGATGGCTGCCGACCGCATGTCGGCGGCCCTCGCGCCCCTCGCGAACCCGTGGCAGCCCGCGCTGCTGCGCATGATCCGGCTCGTCGGCGAGGCGACTTCCGCCTCCGACACCCCGATGGGGCTGTGCGGCGAGGCTGCGGCCGACCCCGACTTCGCCGCGGTGCTCGTGGGGCTCGGGGCGACGAGCCTGTCGATGGCCGCGCGCGCGATACCCACGGTGGGCGCGCGGCTTGCCGACGTCACGCTCGAGCAGTGCCGGGCTGCGGCAGCAGCGGCGTGCGCGGCCCCCGACCCCGAGGCCGCGCATGCTGCGGCGCGGGCGAGCCTCGGCTGA